A genomic segment from Streptomyces sp. NBC_00237 encodes:
- a CDS encoding CHAT domain-containing protein has translation MHEHERGRRLADGETALEDYESGTGGTDALDEAIRLLSAVLVADQEAGRTQDRDLLDLLAGCHSARHRATGELDDLDAAVGLLQISVDLTRAAEPGPEEAEPVGTELVGTGPDGPDAHTEWRHTLADRAYWLAERLRDRFELTGTAGVLDAAFDAARLSVAHTAGYAEAAAHHDALGGIALLRYEREGAEADFLTAHEAQREAVLASPPERRWTHLLNFGHLLHVRHSTTGDPEVLDRAVDMLRTAVDLAPDDEPRADLAPGGLAHALCLRSDLAGAAEDLDEAVRNAGRAVEIAEALDSPERAAHWRWILGGALRLRYVNRSRTGEREPDPRDLVRAAWVLRDSVRGLPEDDPERGVRLRELGIVERERYLAEGRPELLGQAFRLQREALTAIRSGTDARDRGAGAGSLGVVCLQLFERTGELALLEQGLELLREAVRTFPADDPEQPRWAGALAVAHQLRYETLGAPEDLDEAVSLLDRTVRQLPPAHQELPLHRGRFGEALLARYELRGAADDVRAARDLLARGDRVPGLAAVLHAEYLRTRHHGTLDEAIREAQEQVRRLPAGHAHLPGALNNLATYLLSRYEVFREPHDTDAAAERLRFALELLDGSPLPRATVQLNLGRVELARSRRAGTAERADALLERAVTAFEAALATPGISVELESQALELLARTVRLSAQDWAAEHGGVLPPGSGTPEVPPGGETSVVSVGRSHWTRLAAVDQRLAAHTARQAVRHGSAARTALLSERALLVRTLQQLVAARGLAREALRGRMWEVLVQSDPLEATYSARRAVDEAGRLAAWCLEDGVPDEAFAAVESGRALAVHAATAHATLGALLEERGLTALRDEWERAAAPRRPARRTDSSTGVAVAAASTEGVVPDDLRRRVLEALAGGDTGGLAELLDAPAPERVAGHCGRLGADAVVHLLQGAADGCGWALVLHRDGRLDTLELPRLVRRDDDAFARFAEAHDHVVRSPQDDGVRRAWRERLHEVCDWAWYAAMETVTANVTRYRHAGAVPRVVLVPTGALGLVPWHAARRWSEGGRGHRYAIEELAISYAPSARSLEWFARRSLHPLDGGGVVVVDPTRDLPYARQEAEDAHRLYYAKGSRFGASGGTGASGGTGGTGGTGASGGTAASGAAPHPSSPAEHPATPRAVLGALLPAAREPAVPVAHFACHALTCAPSTTSHLLLANGQRLSVAMLLERVRTGTHAGPGPLIVLSACATAVPGDGYDEALSLATAFSALGAAAVVGSLWAVGDAPTCTLMTDFHHRLNTDGLPPAEALRAAQLSALAQARQRTAGGGGGARVRAEDPWSWAAFVHYGIGHPMPSKNPEHPSSVVPFSTSPGDGAHQEAPTGSDRAPILPRMPGPSYGDHRWVCPVPGCTVETLGDMNAPYEDDCCSRHPDHAFEQRA, from the coding sequence GTGCACGAGCACGAGCGGGGCCGTCGACTGGCCGACGGCGAGACCGCGTTGGAGGACTACGAGAGCGGCACGGGCGGCACGGACGCCCTCGACGAGGCGATCCGGCTGCTGTCGGCAGTGCTCGTCGCGGACCAGGAGGCCGGTCGCACGCAGGACCGGGACCTGTTGGACCTGCTGGCGGGCTGCCACAGTGCGCGGCACAGGGCGACGGGCGAACTCGACGACCTCGACGCGGCGGTGGGGCTGCTCCAGATCTCGGTCGATCTGACCCGCGCGGCGGAGCCAGGACCTGAAGAGGCCGAACCGGTAGGCACCGAGCTGGTGGGTACCGGTCCGGACGGGCCCGACGCCCACACCGAGTGGCGGCACACCCTCGCCGATCGTGCGTACTGGCTGGCCGAACGCCTGCGGGACCGGTTCGAGCTGACCGGCACGGCGGGCGTTCTCGATGCCGCGTTCGACGCCGCGCGGCTCTCCGTCGCGCACACCGCCGGGTACGCGGAGGCCGCCGCGCACCACGACGCCCTGGGCGGCATCGCGCTGCTGCGGTACGAACGGGAGGGCGCCGAGGCGGACTTCCTGACGGCCCACGAGGCCCAGCGGGAGGCGGTCCTGGCCTCGCCGCCCGAGCGCCGGTGGACGCATCTCCTCAACTTCGGGCACCTCCTGCACGTCCGGCACTCCACCACCGGGGACCCCGAAGTACTGGACCGGGCCGTGGACATGCTGCGCACGGCCGTGGACCTCGCCCCCGACGACGAGCCCCGGGCGGACCTCGCGCCGGGAGGGCTCGCGCACGCGCTGTGCCTGCGGTCCGACCTGGCGGGCGCGGCCGAGGACCTGGACGAGGCGGTACGCAACGCCGGGCGCGCCGTGGAGATCGCCGAAGCCCTTGACTCCCCCGAGCGGGCCGCCCATTGGCGGTGGATCCTGGGCGGCGCGCTGCGTCTGCGGTACGTCAACCGGAGCAGGACCGGAGAGCGGGAGCCCGATCCGCGCGATCTGGTACGGGCGGCGTGGGTCTTGCGGGATTCCGTCCGGGGCCTGCCCGAAGATGATCCCGAACGGGGCGTACGGCTGCGGGAACTGGGGATCGTCGAACGCGAGCGGTACCTGGCCGAAGGCCGCCCCGAACTGCTCGGGCAAGCCTTTCGGTTGCAGCGGGAAGCCCTGACGGCGATCCGATCGGGAACCGACGCGCGCGACCGGGGCGCCGGGGCGGGAAGCCTGGGCGTCGTCTGTTTGCAGCTGTTCGAACGGACCGGTGAACTCGCCCTCCTGGAACAGGGGTTGGAGCTTCTCCGCGAGGCGGTCCGGACGTTTCCGGCAGACGACCCCGAACAGCCCCGGTGGGCCGGTGCGCTGGCCGTGGCGCATCAGCTGCGGTACGAGACCCTGGGTGCGCCCGAAGACCTGGACGAGGCGGTGTCCCTCCTCGACCGGACCGTACGGCAGCTGCCGCCCGCGCACCAGGAGCTCCCGCTGCACCGAGGACGGTTCGGCGAGGCGCTGCTCGCTCGGTACGAACTGCGGGGCGCGGCCGATGACGTGAGGGCGGCGCGGGACCTGCTGGCCCGGGGCGACCGGGTGCCGGGGCTCGCGGCGGTGCTGCACGCCGAGTACCTGCGCACGCGGCACCACGGAACGCTGGACGAGGCGATCCGGGAGGCCCAGGAGCAGGTGCGCCGCCTGCCCGCCGGGCACGCGCATCTCCCCGGCGCGCTGAACAACCTCGCCACGTACCTCCTGTCCCGGTACGAGGTGTTCCGGGAACCGCACGACACCGATGCCGCCGCCGAACGGCTGCGCTTTGCATTGGAGTTGCTCGACGGGTCGCCACTCCCCCGCGCCACCGTGCAGCTCAACCTGGGGCGTGTGGAGCTCGCGCGCTCGCGCCGGGCAGGTACGGCCGAGCGGGCGGACGCCCTCCTGGAGCGCGCGGTGACCGCCTTCGAGGCGGCGCTCGCGACCCCCGGCATCTCGGTCGAGCTGGAGTCCCAGGCGCTGGAGCTGCTGGCGCGGACGGTGCGGTTGTCGGCGCAGGACTGGGCGGCGGAACACGGGGGCGTGCTCCCGCCGGGGTCCGGAACGCCGGAGGTTCCGCCCGGGGGCGAGACCTCGGTGGTCTCCGTCGGGCGGTCCCACTGGACGCGGCTGGCCGCAGTGGACCAGCGGCTCGCCGCGCACACCGCGCGACAGGCCGTTCGGCACGGAAGCGCCGCACGGACCGCACTGCTCAGCGAGCGGGCCCTCCTCGTACGGACCCTTCAACAGCTGGTTGCGGCGCGGGGGTTGGCTCGTGAAGCGCTGCGAGGCCGGATGTGGGAGGTACTGGTGCAGTCCGATCCGCTGGAGGCGACGTACTCGGCGCGCCGCGCCGTGGACGAGGCGGGGCGGCTCGCGGCCTGGTGCCTGGAGGACGGCGTGCCGGACGAGGCGTTCGCGGCCGTGGAGTCCGGGCGGGCGCTGGCCGTGCACGCGGCGACGGCACACGCCACCCTCGGCGCGCTGCTGGAAGAGCGTGGCCTGACCGCGTTGCGCGACGAGTGGGAGCGGGCCGCGGCACCCCGCCGCCCGGCCCGCCGTACCGACTCCTCGACCGGTGTCGCCGTTGCCGCCGCGTCGACGGAAGGGGTCGTGCCGGACGACCTGCGGCGGCGTGTGCTGGAGGCCCTGGCCGGTGGGGACACCGGAGGGCTCGCCGAGCTGCTGGACGCCCCCGCTCCCGAGCGGGTCGCCGGTCACTGCGGGCGCCTCGGGGCCGACGCGGTCGTGCACCTCCTCCAGGGCGCTGCGGACGGCTGCGGCTGGGCCTTGGTCCTGCACCGGGACGGGCGCCTGGACACCCTGGAGCTGCCTCGGCTGGTGCGGCGGGACGACGACGCCTTCGCCCGGTTCGCCGAGGCCCACGACCATGTCGTACGGAGCCCGCAGGACGACGGGGTGCGGCGCGCCTGGCGGGAGCGGCTGCACGAGGTGTGCGACTGGGCCTGGTACGCGGCGATGGAGACCGTCACCGCGAACGTGACCCGCTACCGGCACGCGGGGGCGGTGCCCCGAGTGGTGCTCGTGCCGACGGGAGCCCTGGGGCTCGTCCCGTGGCACGCGGCCCGACGGTGGTCGGAGGGCGGGCGGGGACACCGGTACGCGATCGAGGAGCTGGCGATCAGTTACGCACCGTCCGCGCGGTCCCTGGAATGGTTCGCCAGGCGCAGCCTGCACCCGCTGGACGGGGGCGGCGTGGTCGTCGTCGACCCGACACGGGACCTGCCGTACGCACGGCAGGAGGCCGAAGACGCCCATCGGCTGTACTACGCGAAGGGAAGCCGGTTCGGCGCTTCGGGCGGTACGGGAGCTTCAGGCGGTACGGGCGGTACGGGCGGTACGGGCGCTTCGGGCGGTACGGCCGCGAGTGGGGCCGCCCCGCACCCGAGCTCCCCGGCCGAGCACCCCGCGACTCCGCGCGCGGTCCTCGGCGCGCTGCTCCCGGCCGCCCGGGAACCGGCCGTCCCGGTCGCGCACTTCGCGTGCCACGCCCTGACCTGCGCACCGTCCACCACCTCGCACCTGCTGCTGGCCAACGGGCAGCGGCTCAGTGTGGCCATGCTCCTGGAGCGCGTCCGCACGGGCACGCACGCCGGTCCCGGGCCCCTGATCGTGCTGTCCGCGTGCGCGACGGCCGTGCCAGGCGACGGGTACGACGAGGCGCTGAGCCTGGCGACCGCGTTCTCCGCGCTGGGCGCGGCGGCCGTGGTGGGTTCGCTGTGGGCGGTGGGCGACGCACCGACGTGCACCCTGATGACGGACTTCCACCACCGGCTCAACACCGACGGGCTGCCGCCCGCCGAGGCACTGCGCGCCGCCCAGCTGTCCGCCCTCGCCCAGGCGCGGCAGCGCACCGCCGGGGGCGGCGGGGGTGCTCGTGTCCGGGCCGAGGACCCCTGGTCCTGGGCCGCCTTCGTCCACTACGGAATCGGCCATCCCATGCCCTCAAAGAACCCGGAACACCCCTCCTCCGTCGTCCCGTTCTCGACCTCTCCCGGGGACGGCGCGCACCAGGAAGCACCGACAGGAAGCGACCGGGCCCCCATCCTCCCCCGCATGCCCGGCCCCTCCTACGGCGACCACCGCTGGGTCTGCCCCGTCCCCGGCTGCACGGTGGAGACCCTGGGCGACATGAACGCCCCCTACGAGGACGACTGCTGCTCCCGCCACCCCGACCACGCCTTCGAACAGCGGGCCTGA
- a CDS encoding VWA domain-containing protein produces MITRKRLAAGACGALLAALAAGLLPSPALADDGDSAEGAPKESPKVELVLDVSGSMRARDIDGQSRMAAAKQAFNEVLDATPEEVRLGIRTLGANYAGEDKKRGCEDTRQLYPVGKLDRTEAKAAVATLAPTGFTPVGPALLGAAKDLEGGNATRRIVLITDGEDTCGPLDPCVVAREIAAKGTHLVIDTLGLVPNAKIRQQLTCIAEATGGTYTAVQHKEQLSKRVKQLVDRAADPVVNPVATKGGASCTDAPKLTAGLYTDRAKFGEHRWYQVQVKPGQELRASVSIGADRAVNNDYGLLVRASTLSGREIVRGQEAGDGRTDVISSGLRYPKADVDAEKGQEPPAETVCLQVSSSFSAPPSVKTEPGMPVELSLDLVDSPEQASDVASFGLGHGWWLLGVMVLVGLVAGLLYGWLSRWRFAVWRTN; encoded by the coding sequence ATGATCACAAGGAAACGACTGGCGGCCGGAGCGTGCGGCGCACTGCTCGCCGCTCTGGCCGCCGGGCTGCTCCCGTCGCCGGCGCTCGCCGACGACGGGGACAGCGCCGAGGGCGCCCCGAAGGAATCCCCCAAGGTCGAGCTGGTCCTCGACGTCAGCGGCTCGATGCGGGCCAGAGACATCGACGGACAGTCCCGGATGGCCGCCGCGAAGCAGGCGTTCAACGAGGTGCTGGACGCGACGCCCGAGGAGGTGCGGCTCGGGATAAGGACGCTCGGGGCGAACTACGCGGGCGAGGACAAGAAGCGCGGCTGCGAGGACACCCGCCAGCTGTACCCGGTCGGCAAGCTCGACCGCACCGAGGCCAAGGCCGCCGTGGCGACGCTCGCCCCCACCGGTTTCACCCCGGTCGGGCCCGCGCTGCTCGGCGCGGCGAAGGACCTGGAGGGCGGGAACGCCACCCGGCGGATCGTGCTCATCACGGACGGCGAGGACACCTGCGGGCCCCTCGACCCGTGCGTCGTGGCGCGCGAGATCGCCGCGAAGGGCACCCACCTGGTGATCGACACGCTCGGCCTGGTGCCGAACGCGAAGATCCGCCAGCAGCTCACCTGCATCGCAGAGGCGACCGGCGGCACGTACACCGCCGTGCAGCACAAGGAGCAACTCTCCAAGCGCGTCAAACAGTTGGTGGACCGGGCGGCCGACCCGGTGGTCAACCCCGTCGCCACGAAGGGCGGCGCGTCCTGCACCGACGCCCCGAAGCTGACCGCCGGTCTCTACACCGACCGCGCGAAGTTCGGCGAGCACCGCTGGTACCAGGTACAGGTCAAGCCGGGCCAGGAGCTGCGGGCCTCGGTGAGCATCGGCGCGGACCGGGCCGTGAACAACGACTACGGGCTTCTCGTACGGGCCTCCACGCTCAGCGGGCGCGAGATCGTGCGCGGCCAGGAGGCCGGGGACGGGCGTACGGACGTGATCTCGTCCGGGCTGCGCTACCCGAAGGCGGACGTGGACGCCGAGAAGGGGCAGGAGCCCCCGGCGGAGACGGTCTGCCTCCAGGTGAGCAGTTCGTTCTCCGCGCCGCCTTCGGTGAAGACGGAGCCGGGCATGCCGGTGGAGCTGTCGCTCGACCTGGTGGACTCGCCGGAGCAGGCTTCCGACGTGGCGTCCTTCGGGCTCGGACACGGCTGGTGGCTGCTGGGCGTGATGGTCCTGGTCGGGCTCGTAGCGGGCCTGCTGTACGGCTGGCTCTCCCGCTGGCGCTTCGCGGTCTGGAGGACCAACTGA
- a CDS encoding SAM-dependent methyltransferase, protein MTGQDRTTGSSPSIEIDTSKPHPARMYDWFLGGKDNYPVDEEMAKQLLQIDPRGREMARVNRAVMHRATRWLAENGIRQFLDIGTGIPTEPNLHQIAQTAAPESRIVYCDYDPIVLAHAEALLRSTPEGITEYIQADAREPESILEHAGKILDFDQPIALSLVALLHFVGDEDGAYEIVRSLMDRLASGSYLVLSHVARDFDPEGADKAAAMYKSRGLTLQPRTREEVARFFEGYELIEPGVSLAAEWRPELGEVVPVQGDEPIPGWVGVARKA, encoded by the coding sequence ATGACCGGGCAGGACCGCACCACCGGCAGCTCCCCCTCCATCGAGATCGACACCAGCAAGCCGCATCCCGCCCGGATGTACGACTGGTTCCTGGGCGGCAAGGACAACTACCCCGTCGACGAGGAGATGGCCAAGCAGCTCCTCCAGATCGACCCGCGCGGCCGTGAGATGGCTCGTGTCAACCGGGCGGTGATGCACCGGGCCACCCGCTGGCTCGCCGAGAACGGCATCCGCCAGTTCCTCGACATCGGGACCGGCATCCCCACCGAGCCCAACCTGCACCAGATAGCGCAGACCGCCGCCCCCGAGTCCCGCATCGTCTACTGCGACTACGACCCCATCGTCCTCGCCCACGCCGAGGCCCTCCTGCGCAGTACCCCGGAGGGCATCACCGAGTACATCCAGGCCGACGCGCGCGAGCCCGAGTCGATCCTGGAGCACGCGGGCAAGATCCTCGACTTCGACCAGCCGATCGCGCTCTCCCTGGTCGCCCTGCTGCACTTCGTGGGCGACGAGGACGGGGCGTACGAGATCGTACGGAGCCTCATGGACCGGCTGGCGAGCGGCAGTTACCTGGTCCTCTCGCACGTGGCCCGCGACTTCGACCCGGAGGGTGCGGACAAGGCGGCGGCCATGTACAAGTCGCGCGGCCTGACCCTCCAGCCGCGTACGCGCGAGGAGGTCGCGCGCTTCTTCGAGGGGTACGAGCTGATCGAGCCCGGCGTGTCGCTGGCCGCGGAGTGGCGACCGGAACTGGGCGAGGTCGTCCCGGTCCAGGGCGACGAACCGATCCCGGGCTGGGTGGGCGTGGCCCGCAAGGCGTGA
- a CDS encoding M64 family metallopeptidase: MRLIRRTTRPALLAAAGALLAAALTVPQQAAADDRDPVTANADVTANATVVPIQTTGPVDKRFNLVVLGDGYTAAEIPRFRADVEKHMNVLWSIEPFASYRSYINVWAVELPSPESGVDCDPGLADARRDTPLDMGFWGGCNASSVQRLLTVDTTKASAAADLVVGTKSANRQIVALANSQTYGGAGGAWATASGGNALSSLITPHEIGHSLGKLDDEYDYYGRGVPGGTYTGGEPNSTHHTLLSEEEMRTKQQKWWRWLGEESLSGGRIGRHEGGMYSTKGVWRPSRHSMMKTLGYDFDQVEREVMTQAISGKVNLVQDHTPNTAPLGTDRTAWVDTLHPVGGALDVTWKLDGKTVPGTFGSRSLDLKRLHVGTGAHTLTATVTDPTPFVRDPKVRGSQALTRTVTWTVDKTVRTPQQAAGAAGFTGHTGTDKPVGAKSVVYAETSHPAAGLSPQVRWTLNGWPVATSLGNDRDLDLGKLPLPGGRTHTLKARIAGTSATLSWIVDTTAAKGSYELSKPVRTVQRPGKPVEYVYDGPFTMKLDAKDDQSGTVVSQFRVNGDGWYTYYGWPTDADSPWRFTPSGTNVDDLVYGKLGTPRVVPWDDATPEYTTHTIEHRTIDAAGNVGPAKKFLVTLTPPRP, encoded by the coding sequence ATGCGACTCATCCGACGCACCACGAGACCCGCGCTGCTGGCCGCGGCGGGCGCGCTGCTCGCCGCCGCGCTGACCGTCCCGCAGCAGGCCGCCGCTGACGACCGCGACCCGGTCACGGCGAACGCCGACGTCACCGCGAACGCCACCGTCGTCCCGATCCAGACCACAGGCCCCGTCGACAAACGCTTCAACCTCGTCGTCCTCGGCGACGGCTACACGGCCGCCGAGATACCCAGGTTCCGCGCGGACGTCGAGAAGCACATGAACGTCCTGTGGAGCATCGAGCCCTTCGCCTCCTACCGCTCGTACATCAACGTGTGGGCCGTCGAGCTGCCCTCCCCCGAGTCCGGCGTCGACTGCGATCCGGGGCTGGCGGACGCCCGCCGCGACACCCCTCTCGACATGGGGTTCTGGGGCGGCTGCAACGCGAGCAGCGTGCAGCGGCTGCTGACCGTCGACACCACGAAGGCGAGCGCCGCCGCCGACCTCGTCGTCGGTACCAAGAGCGCCAACCGGCAGATCGTCGCGCTCGCCAACAGCCAGACGTACGGCGGCGCGGGCGGCGCCTGGGCCACCGCGTCCGGCGGCAACGCCCTCTCCTCCCTGATCACCCCGCATGAGATCGGCCACTCGCTGGGCAAGCTCGACGACGAGTACGACTACTACGGGCGCGGCGTCCCCGGCGGTACGTACACGGGCGGCGAGCCGAACTCCACGCACCACACCCTCCTCAGCGAGGAGGAGATGCGGACCAAGCAGCAGAAGTGGTGGCGCTGGCTGGGCGAGGAGAGCCTGTCCGGCGGGAGGATCGGGCGTCACGAGGGCGGGATGTACTCCACCAAGGGCGTCTGGCGGCCGAGCAGGCACTCCATGATGAAGACCCTCGGGTACGACTTCGACCAGGTGGAGCGCGAGGTGATGACCCAGGCCATCTCCGGCAAGGTGAACCTGGTCCAGGACCACACCCCGAACACCGCCCCGCTCGGCACCGACCGCACCGCGTGGGTCGACACCCTGCACCCGGTGGGCGGCGCGCTCGACGTGACGTGGAAGCTGGACGGGAAGACCGTGCCGGGGACGTTCGGCTCGCGCAGCCTCGATCTGAAGCGGCTGCACGTGGGCACGGGGGCACACACGCTGACGGCGACCGTGACCGATCCGACGCCGTTCGTACGGGACCCGAAGGTGCGGGGCTCGCAGGCTCTCACCCGCACGGTGACGTGGACGGTGGACAAGACCGTACGGACACCTCAACAGGCCGCCGGAGCAGCCGGGTTCACCGGACACACGGGCACCGACAAGCCGGTCGGGGCGAAGTCCGTGGTGTACGCCGAGACCTCGCATCCGGCGGCCGGGCTCAGCCCCCAGGTGCGGTGGACCCTCAACGGGTGGCCCGTCGCCACGAGCCTCGGCAACGACCGTGACCTCGACCTGGGCAAGCTGCCGCTGCCCGGCGGACGTACGCACACCCTGAAGGCACGGATCGCCGGTACGTCCGCAACCTTGAGCTGGATCGTCGACACGACCGCCGCGAAGGGTTCGTACGAGCTGTCGAAGCCGGTGCGCACCGTGCAGCGGCCGGGGAAGCCCGTGGAGTACGTCTACGACGGGCCGTTCACGATGAAGCTGGACGCGAAGGACGACCAGTCGGGGACGGTCGTCTCGCAGTTCCGGGTGAACGGGGACGGCTGGTACACGTACTACGGGTGGCCGACGGACGCCGACTCGCCGTGGCGGTTCACGCCGTCGGGGACGAACGTCGACGACCTGGTGTACGGGAAGCTGGGCACGCCGCGCGTGGTGCCGTGGGACGACGCGACGCCCGAGTACACGACGCACACGATCGAGCACCGGACGATCGACGCGGCCGGGAACGTCGGACCCGCGAAGAAGTTCCTGGTGACGCTGACACCGCCTCGGCCGTAG
- a CDS encoding DUF397 domain-containing protein, with protein sequence MPAADLPADGWTKPWSGGNGGACVETMKLADGRVAVRQSTDPDGPALIYTPGEIAAFIQGAKAGKADFLLT encoded by the coding sequence ATGCCCGCCGCCGACCTGCCCGCCGACGGCTGGACCAAGCCCTGGAGCGGCGGCAACGGCGGCGCCTGCGTCGAGACCATGAAGCTCGCCGACGGCCGCGTGGCCGTCCGCCAGTCCACCGACCCGGACGGTCCCGCCCTCATCTACACCCCCGGCGAGATCGCCGCTTTCATTCAAGGGGCGAAGGCGGGTAAGGCAGACTTCCTTCTCACCTGA
- a CDS encoding glycoside hydrolase family 3 N-terminal domain-containing protein: protein MSDVRRRSVLTAFGGTVAAGAVVGSAGAAQAAGPDAAAAGASGEAVAEASGEAVAGAPKPGRGRHEREIAALLRKMTVEEKFGQLQQLPWAWDTGPGGGGTEEATRAARAGRLGSVLSIYGGKSNNALQKIAVEETRLGIPLLYGFDVIHGLWTTFPIPLAQAASFDPQVAAVDAEVSAREARSNGIHWTFAPMMDVTHEPRWGRIAEGNGEDPYLTAELAKAKVIAYQGTAKGRDLRAKDKLAACAKHYVAYGGAEGGRDYNTVVVSESQLRNHYLPPFKAAIDADCATVMASFNTINGVPAHGNAHTLNEILKDEWGFDGFVVSDWTGVQELIPHGFAADGAEAARLGLNSGVDMEMTSTHLVTHGKKLLRSGRISERRLDDAVRRILRLKYELGLFENPYVDETAVIGEPTPEARKAARDTAARSMVLLKNDKQALPLAPTTKSVAVVGPFGDSQDLLGAWAFPFAAKKAPAITVLEGVKAAVPDATVTYALGVDADGKDTSKIPAAVDAAKAADVTVVVVGEASALSGEAAARADISLPGGQEQLIAAVAATGKPFVVVLVNGRPLTTGDWLGSAPAVLEAWHGGTEAGNAVADVLFGKVNPGGKLPVTFPRSVGQIPIYYNHESTGRPHDPKNKYTSKYLDLPHGPEFAFGHGLSYTTFETSAPKLGRDSISTRALRSGDTVEVSVTVTNTGTREGDEVVQLYVHDRFASIVQPVRKLRGFRRVTLAAGTSTTVRFPLGAEDLGFWTNSEDGKFVVEAGDVDVYVGTSSEATAKAALKIT, encoded by the coding sequence ATGAGTGATGTGAGACGACGCAGTGTCCTGACTGCGTTCGGCGGAACGGTCGCAGCGGGCGCGGTCGTCGGAAGCGCGGGAGCCGCCCAGGCCGCCGGGCCGGACGCGGCGGCGGCCGGAGCGTCGGGGGAGGCGGTGGCCGAGGCATCGGGGGAGGCGGTGGCCGGGGCGCCCAAGCCCGGCCGAGGCCGTCACGAGCGCGAGATAGCGGCGCTCCTGCGCAAGATGACCGTCGAGGAGAAGTTCGGCCAGCTCCAGCAGCTGCCCTGGGCCTGGGACACGGGCCCGGGCGGCGGCGGCACCGAGGAGGCCACCAGGGCGGCCCGCGCCGGGCGGCTCGGCTCGGTCCTGTCGATCTACGGAGGCAAGAGCAACAACGCCCTCCAGAAGATCGCCGTCGAGGAGACCCGCCTCGGCATCCCGCTCCTCTACGGCTTCGACGTCATCCACGGCCTCTGGACGACCTTCCCCATTCCCCTCGCCCAGGCCGCCTCCTTCGACCCGCAGGTCGCCGCCGTCGACGCCGAAGTCTCCGCCAGGGAGGCCCGCTCCAACGGCATCCACTGGACGTTCGCCCCCATGATGGACGTCACCCACGAGCCCCGCTGGGGCCGCATCGCCGAGGGCAACGGCGAAGACCCCTACCTCACCGCCGAGTTGGCGAAGGCCAAGGTCATCGCCTACCAGGGCACCGCCAAGGGCCGCGACCTCAGGGCCAAGGACAAGCTCGCCGCCTGCGCCAAGCACTACGTCGCCTACGGCGGAGCCGAAGGAGGCCGCGACTACAACACCGTCGTCGTCTCCGAGTCGCAGCTCCGCAACCACTACCTGCCGCCCTTCAAGGCCGCGATCGACGCCGACTGCGCGACCGTCATGGCGTCCTTCAACACCATCAACGGCGTCCCGGCGCACGGCAACGCGCACACCCTCAACGAGATCCTCAAGGACGAGTGGGGCTTCGACGGCTTCGTCGTCTCCGACTGGACCGGCGTCCAGGAACTCATCCCGCACGGCTTCGCCGCCGACGGCGCGGAGGCCGCCCGCCTCGGCCTCAACTCCGGCGTCGACATGGAGATGACCAGCACCCACCTGGTCACCCACGGCAAGAAGCTCCTGCGCTCCGGCCGGATCTCCGAGCGCCGCCTCGACGACGCGGTCCGCCGCATCCTGCGCCTCAAGTACGAACTCGGCCTCTTCGAGAACCCGTACGTCGACGAGACCGCCGTCATCGGCGAGCCGACCCCCGAAGCCCGCAAGGCCGCCCGCGACACCGCGGCCCGCTCGATGGTCCTGCTGAAGAACGACAAGCAGGCCCTCCCGCTCGCCCCCACCACCAAGTCCGTCGCCGTCGTCGGCCCGTTCGGCGACTCCCAGGACCTCCTCGGCGCCTGGGCGTTCCCGTTCGCCGCGAAGAAGGCCCCGGCGATCACCGTCCTGGAGGGCGTCAAGGCCGCCGTGCCGGACGCCACGGTGACGTACGCACTCGGTGTGGACGCCGACGGGAAGGACACCAGCAAGATCCCCGCCGCCGTCGACGCGGCGAAGGCCGCCGACGTCACCGTGGTAGTCGTCGGTGAAGCCTCCGCACTCAGCGGTGAGGCCGCCGCCCGCGCCGACATCAGCCTTCCCGGCGGTCAGGAGCAGCTCATCGCGGCCGTCGCCGCCACGGGCAAGCCCTTCGTGGTCGTCCTCGTCAACGGCCGCCCCCTCACCACGGGCGACTGGCTCGGCTCGGCCCCCGCCGTCCTGGAGGCGTGGCACGGCGGCACCGAGGCGGGCAACGCCGTCGCCGACGTCCTGTTCGGCAAGGTCAACCCGGGCGGCAAGCTCCCGGTGACCTTCCCCCGCTCGGTCGGCCAGATCCCGATCTACTACAACCACGAGTCGACGGGCCGCCCCCACGACCCCAAGAACAAGTACACGTCCAAGTACCTCGACCTGCCGCACGGCCCCGAGTTCGCCTTCGGCCACGGCCTCAGCTACACCACCTTCGAGACGAGCGCCCCGAAGCTCGGCCGCGACAGCATCTCCACCCGAGCCCTGCGCTCCGGCGACACCGTCGAGGTCTCCGTCACCGTCACCAACACCGGCACCCGCGAAGGCGACGAGGTCGTGCAGCTGTACGTCCACGACAGGTTCGCCAGCATCGTCCAGCCGGTCCGCAAGCTGCGCGGCTTCCGCCGGGTCACCCTCGCGGCGGGCACGTCCACGACCGTACGCTTCCCGCTCGGCGCGGAGGACCTCGGCTTCTGGACGAACTCCGAGGACGGGAAGTTCGTCGTCGAGGCGGGCGACGTCGACGTCTACGTCGGCACCAGCTCCGAAGCGACCGCCAAGGCGGCCCTGAAGATCACCTGA